A window of Mangifera indica cultivar Alphonso chromosome 13, CATAS_Mindica_2.1, whole genome shotgun sequence contains these coding sequences:
- the LOC123194757 gene encoding putative clathrin assembly protein At2g25430 — protein MAPSTIRKAIGAVKDQTSIGIAKVASNMAPDLEVAIVKATSHDDDPADEKYIREILNLTSYSRGYVHACVSAVSKRLGKTRDWIVALKALTLVHRLLNDGDPIFQEEILYATRRGARLLNMSDFRDEAHSSSWDHSAFVRTYAMYLDQRLELVLFDRKGGSNSVSGSGSHHYGFGSRYGDDFRSPPPRPNEYDYGDFRGDSGYGNYGMTRRSRSYGDMSEATGREEKSAVVTPLREMKPERIFGKMGHLQRLLDRFLSCRPTGLAKNNRMVLIALYPMVKESFQIYADICEVLAVLLDKFFDMEYTDCVKAFDAYARAAKQIDELVAFYNWCKDTGVARSSEYPDVQRITSKLLETLEEFVRDRAKRPKSPERKELEAPPQEEPVPDMNEIKALPPPENYTPPPPPEPEPKPEPEPQKPQVTEDLVNLRDDTVTADDQGNKLALAFFNGPAANGNGSWEAFPSNGEQVTSAWQTPAAEPGKADWELALVESASNLSRQKAALGGGFDPLLLNGMYDQGMVRQHVSTTQLSGGSASSVALPGPGKTATPVLALPAPDGTVQTVNEDPFAASLSIPPPSYVQMSDMEKKQQLVVQEQLVWQQYARDGMRGEASLAKLTGTGSYNAGPMPVIPYGMPPVNGMGPPAGYYYTPY, from the coding sequence CCAGACCTCGAAGTTGCTATAGTGAAAGCCACGAGCCACGACGACGATCCGGCCGACGAGAAATACATTCGCGAGATCCTCAACTTAACCTCATACTCGCGTGGCTATGTTCACGCTTGTGTATCGGCCGTCTCAAAGCGTCTGGGCAAGACACGTGACTGGATTGTGGCACTAAAGGCTCTCACGCTTGTACACCGGCTATTAAACGACGGGGATCCGATATTTCAAGAGGAAATCTTGTACGCAACTAGAAGAGGAGCAAGGCTCTTGAACATGTCGGATTTTAGAGATGAAGCTCATTCGAGCTCGTGGGACCACTCAGCTTTTGTCAGAACTTATGCCATGTATTTGGATCAAAGACTTGAACTTGTTCTGTTTGATAGAAAGGGCGGTTCCAATTCTGTTTCGGGTTCAGGTAGTCATCATTATGGATTTGGATCTAGATATGGGGATGATTTTCGGTCTCCCCCTCCGAGACCTAACGAGTATGATTATGGAGACTTTAGAGGTGATAGTGGTTATGGCAATTATGGAATGACGAGGAGATCAAGATCATATGGAGATATGAGTGAGGCCACTGGACGGGAAGAGAAATCAGCAGTGGTGACTCCATTGAGAGAAATGAAGCCAGAGAGGATATTTGGAAAAATGGGGCATTTGCAGAGACTGTTGGATCGGTTCCTGTCATGCAGGCCCACAGGTCTAGCTAAGAATAATAGGATGGTTTTGATTGCTTTGTATCCGATGGTGAAAGAGAGTTTTCAGATTTATGCAGACATATGTGAAGTTTTGGCTGTGTTGCTTGATAAGTTTTTTGATATGGAGTATACAGACTGTGTTAAGGCCTTTGATGCATATGCACGTGCAGCAAAGCAGATTGATGAGCTGGTTGCTTTTTATAATTGGTGCAAGGATACTGGTGTGGCGAGATCCTCTGAGTATCCTGATGTTCAGAGGATTACCAGCAAGTTATTAGAGACTTTGGAAGAGTTTGTGAGGGATAGAGCCAAGAGGCCCAAGAGTCCAGAGAGGAAAGAATTGGAGGCTCCTCCACAGGAGGAACCAGTACCAGACATGAATGAGATAAAGGCATTGCCTCCTCCAGAGAATTACACTCCTCCACCACCACCTGAACCCGAGCCTAAACCTGAACCTGAACCTCAGAAACCACAAGTGACGGAAGATTTGGTGAATTTGAGGGATGATACAGTTACAGCAGATGATCAGGGGAATAAGTTGGCCTTGGCTTTTTTTAATGGGCCTGCGGCTAATGGTAATGGATCATGGGAAGCATTTCCATCAAATGGGGAGCAGGTTACCTCAGCTTGGCAAACCCCAGCCGCTGAACCTGGTAAGGCAGATTGGGAATTGGCATTGGTTGAGTCTGCCAGCAATTTGTCAAGACAGAAAGCAGCATTGGGTGGTGGGTTTGACCCATTGTTGTTGAATGGCATGTATGATCAGGGAATGGTGAGGCAACACGTGAGCACAACTCAATTGAGTGGTGGAAGTGCAAGTAGTGTTGCATTGCCAGGGCCAGGGAAAACTGCAACACCAGTATTGGCTCTCCCGGCTCCTGATGGAACAGTTCAGACAGTTAATGAGGACCCATTTGCCGCATCATTGAGCATTCCACCTCCTTCTTATGTGCAAATGTCTGATATGGAGAAGAAACAGCAGTTGGTAGTTCAAGAGCAGTTGGTATGGCAGCAGTATGCAAGGGATGGAATGCGAGGTGAAGCTAGTTTAGCCAAGCTCACTGGTACTGGATCCTACAATGCAGGTCCTATGCCTGTGATCCCTTATGGAATGCCACCAGTAAACGGGATGGGACCACCAGCAGGGTATTACTATACTCCTTACTGA